ATTTCGGTCGTTTCGTTGGTGTTCCACCTATTGAGGATTTGGGTGGAACATGCCGCCGTCGGGTGATTCTCGACCAGAGGGTCTGATCGGGTAGGGTCATGATTCAGTTTGGGTGGAACAGCTCCCGAGAACTCGCGATGAAGCTGGGCATTGGACCGTGTACATCCATTTCATGGTTGAGAATCCTCCTCAGAGCGGAGGCGGACACCAGTGTAATGCCGGACGGGTTCTCCGTCGATTCGCTTCTTCGTGGAGTCCACCTCGATGTGGGTGTTGAGCTTCCGTGTGAACCAGCTCTTGTTCAGCGGATCCTCGATGTCATGAGTCTCTGCCCAGTCGTTGTAGAGGCCGAATACGTCATCTTTCGGTACGGCTCCATCTGCGTCTTCGATAAGATATTCGTCGACGAACGATTCGAACGACGGTGGCGATGAGGTTTCCTGCTGTTCCTCGACTGTGCTATCTGGCTGAGGAGCCTGGTCAGGTTTTTCAGCGGCCGCTGAACCAGATGATACTGGGTGGAGCGACCCATCGGTGATTGCCGAGAGTGGCCGCTTCTCACCGTCTTCATACACGACCGATTCCGCCTCATCGTGAAGGATAACGATGCCGTACGTCGAACGCGTGTAGTCTGGTGCGGGGAGTTCGGCTTCGGGGACGAATGGCTTCTTGATACGCACCCAGTCGTCCTCAAACGCCGATTTCGTCTCGTAGATCTGTTGCTCACCGTGCTCGTATACTACGTACTCGTCGGCAGCGTGGTCGTAGCTGTAGATGGCTGGCACACGATCCTTCGAGAGGTTTCCAAGCGACGGGAGGCGGATGTGTTCCGTCCCGCTGGTATCACGGAGGACGATCTCGTCGCCATCACGCTGCCAGATATTGTGAGTCCCGTTCTCGTTGTCGGTCGCCGGTCGCACGGCCGTCACTCCACCTTCTTCGGTCGCCCCGCCGTTGAATGTGAGATTCGAGTCAGTCGTGTAGAACCGCGTTTCGTCATTCTGGAGGGTATGAACGGGTGGTGTGAGAATGCCGTCGACACGCTCGGCCCACTCAGTTTCGTCGTTTCCTGGTCGAACGACAAACAGCGGGATATCCCCTGCTGCTTGGGCCTTCCGGAGGTTCGTGAGTACCTTTGCGGGATTCTCGGGCGTCGTCGTCTCGACCTCGATCGCGAATCGGTCGTCAACCTTGGGATGGCTCGCCCTCGCGTCAGGTTTCTCGCTGCCATCCTGTGCGAGGATCGAGACGGTGCAGCCGAGTTCGCTGAGTTCTTCTTCGATCTGGAGGAGTGCCGTATCGTGGTCATGTCCGCCGGCGGCTTGTACGCCCCCAGTCTCGGGTGTCGCGATGTCTTCGCCAGCGTCGGTCAATCGAATCCGTATTTCGTCTGCTTCGATATCGACGGTCGTATCGAGATGGCGTGATCGCTCGCGGATATCTGCTAGTTCCTCATACGACGGTGGTTCGGCATCGACTTCTTCGAAGAGCCGCCTGAGTTCCTCGTCAACCGCTTCGACATCTACCCAGCCGTTCTCTTCCCGACAGCCGTCTCGAAGCTGGCGGCTTCGAACCACCTTCGCTAGCGCGACGTCTAGGTCGTCGCTTTCGATGCTGAGTACCTCGTGTAATTCGGCAGGTGCGCTCGCTGTCGACACATCTGATTCCGCTGGCACCCCGTAGTCGTCACTGATGTCCTCGTGCATCGAGGCGAGCGTCTCAGTGAACTGTTCTTCTTCACGCTGTGTCAGCGGGTACTCACTCTCGGGATGGCCCGGCGGGATTTCGAGCGGTGTGAGACTGAACGGATACGGCCCGGTTTCTCCGAATGCTGGGCTCGGGACGCTGCCGATCCACTCGCCACGGGGTAACGAGCGAATCCGGTTGGCGAAATCGTCCGGGTCCATCTCCTCGTGGGCCATCGCCCGAGCCAGTTCTCGGTCGACGTTGATCTTGCTGACGAGTGAGGTCCCGATGTTGTTCAGGGCGTTCAGGTAGACTTTCCGCCCACCTTCAGCTTCCAGTTGCTCGGGGAACTGCATTGAGAGGCCCACTGAAAGCCGGAATCCTCGTCCTTTCTCGAGGAGGTCGTTCATGATATCGGAGACCACGACTGAGGCCGCTTCGTCGACGAGGAGGTTCACGACGTAGTCGTCGGAGTACTGGGTGAGGTCGCGCTTGCGGTCTTTGAGCGCGTCGTCGAGATTGGTGAGGATCATGCCCGTCATAATCCGGGCGGCCTCGTCGCGAAGATCGCCGAGGTCGAACAGGATGACTTGGTTATCGTCGAGCACTTCTCGGAAGTCGAACTGGTTCTCGGTGTTGTTGAAGATGCGGCGCAGGTGGGGGTTCTGTGAGATGTAGTTGAGGCGGTGTGTAACCCCACCCATCACGTTGTCGAAGGTGGTCGAATCGTGTTGGAATTGCCGCCGGATCATGCGGGAGACTTCCTCGTCGCTCGATCGGGGTGCGTCTGCGAGATTCGGCTGTGGCGGGCCGGCTTCCCACAGCTGGTCGATGACGTGTTCGAGCTGTCGGTGGGCGAAGTAATCGGTTGACTCCCGGTACTGGCCGTTTTCACGGCCGTATTCCTCGTCGAACAGCGCGGTGATGAGCGTCTTGATGAGGGTTGGGGCGACCGTCGCCCGCTTGTATCGGTCCTCGTCCATGACGAGCTTCAGGATCTCTTCGTAGTGGTCGGCTTTTCGCCGGACTGCATCCTCACGGCGGCGGCCACTCTCCAGCGAGGGTTCGAGATCGAAAAAGGAGAATCCGGGAAGCACGTCCGGGATCGGGAAGTGGACGACGTTCTCCTTGAGGTCGGTCATCCCGAATCGGCGCGCGTGGGCCCGCATGTAGTTCTGCGCCATCTCGTCGTTTTTCGGAAGGACGAGGATGGTCGGTCCCTCAGTGTTGTCGTACAACGAGAGCATATCGTTGAGGAGGGCTTTTGACTTGCCTGAGCCGGTGGTACCGAATCGTCCGTAATGCATCGGCAGTAAGCGGGGCGGAATGTGTGTCGGGATATCTTCGGGGTCGCCAGTGTCGTCGAGCGCGTACCCGATAGCCATCCCGTCACGGAACTCGCTCATAATGTCTTGGTGAGGGCGGGCGAGCGGATTCCGGCTCTGTTGTTCCGCACGCGTTCCACGTTCGCCTTCCACGGAGAGTTGGTCCGAAGAGGGAACGACGAGGAAGTTCGCGAGTTCGCGGCCGCTCAGGACGAACTCGGGTCGAGTCTTGCCACGGCCGGTCGTAAGCTCGCGGTCCAAAAGCCGTTGCAGCGCGGTTCGTGCGTGCTGCTCTTTTTTAGCCTGCCGCAAGCCGTTGTCGCGCACCCGTTCGGCCTCCACTTCGTAGCACGGCCCATCGAGTGTATCGAAGACGGGGGCAAGTGACTCCAACCGCTCGTCGAGTTCCTCACGCTCGTCGTCACCAGACGGAACGCCAAGGGCGCGAATATTCGCGGTAAACGAGCGCTTCGCGTTTTTCGCCTCGATAGCTCCGACACGAGCTGTTTGTGTGTCACTCAACTCCTCCCGGCTTCGGCGGTCGGAGCCGTCGTCAAACTCCAAGAGTGGCCCCAAAAACCGCTGCGCCCAGGTATCCCGCCCCTCGATGATGTCTTCCATACGAACTTCAGCATCGCTCTGCCAGCTCGCCCGTCGCTGGAAGACGACGTGGAACGCTAGTGGGGCACTCGCCTCCGTCAAGTCATCGACGAGCGACGCGAGCGCGCCACCAGGCTGGTCGACGGCATCGGGACTATCGTCTACATCGTCGCCAGTGAACGGCGAGAGCGAAGACATCCAGTCCTGTTTCCGAGTCGCCGAGCCCTGCCACCGGACGCCGAGTGGGGAGACGGTATCAGTCGCTGGCCGGGCAAGTACCGTTCCCTCTGACGTCATCGTTGGTTTCGCCAGCGTTGTGACCGGCTCATCCCTGGGAATCGCATCTGGTGGGGCGAGTTCGAGGGCAGTATCCCCAATCTCGATGATGTGGTCGACAGATGGGTCAGCGACCGTCTCTCCATCCGCGGCTGATTCGGCGTCTACTAGCTCGGTTTGATTGTTGTCGTCAGTCGCTAGTTCGTATTGCTCGTCAGGACCGAATTCGTACTGGAGGTCGTCCGACTCATACTGCTCGACGAATGTCTCCTGGTCGAATTCGACGGGCTGCACGAGTCGCGATGCAACATCGACCTCGGTGCGTTCGATGTCGAACGTCTCGGGATAGATCGACCGGAGACGCTTCTCGAGAGTGTCCAGATGCTCGTTGGCTCCGTAGTAGAATTCGACGGGCTCATCCGCACCGTCACTGAGTGCGAGGAATTCGAACCGGGGAGGTGTCTCGCTATGTAGTGGATTCAGTTTGTCGACCAGCCCTGTCGAGTCCCTTGCGGTCAGTTTGTGGAGGCTTTCCAGTGCCTGGGGCACACGCTCCGGCGTGAGTTGTTCGGATGTCGGCGTCACGCGAAGGTACTCACGCATTGTCATCACCTTCCTCTGAGCCCCCATCGGTCTCCGCCGGCGTCCGCTCGGGTGCAGTTTCTCCATTCCCGGTTGCTCGGGCTTCGAGGTCATCCTGGAATGTCTGGATATCCGGATTCACAGCGTCTTCACCAGCACCGGGGAGTGAGGTTCGCCGTTGCTCGGTCGGCTCGAAGTCGATGACCTGCTTCTCCTTGGCCATCGCTTTGACCTGGATGCCACGCCACTCGCCATCGACGCCCACCAGCGCCTCGGAGAAGCCAGCGTCCTCGTTGCCCGGCACGGCGTCCTGGACGAACCGCATCTGCGCGTAGTTCAGGCCGAACTCGTCGGCCCACTCCTCGTCCATCCCGTCGAGGCGGTGGAACTGCTTGACCGCGCACTGGTCCAGAATCGCCTCGGATTCGGCGTGCTCGAAGAACTCGTCGACCGTCTGGGTGACCAACCGAATCGAGAGATCGTGGTGACGGTGGTGGCGGAACACCGTTTCGAGGAACGCCAGGCTCGCGGCGTCCTGCATGATGTATCGCGCTTCGTCGATGTAGAACACGACCTCCTTGTCCGAGGTTTTCGCCCGCTCGTACACCAGCGAGATGAGCAGCTGCATCGTCAGCGCCGTGCTACTGTCGACGCTGCCCTCCTGCTGGGCGAGATCGAGATAGATGACCTTCTCGTCGCGGATATCGAAGTCGGACTCCTGGCCGAGGTTGCCGTGCCGACCGCTCTCCTCGAAGGGCCGAAGCTGGTCGAGCAGCCACGTCGCGTCCTCCTTGATCTTCCCCGCCTCCTCGTCAGCCCGTACGACGAACTCCTCGGGCTCGTCGACCATGTCCTCGAAGACGTCCATCATATCCCGAATCGTCGGGCTCGGGTTATCGTGCGTGGAGATGTCGTCGGTGATGCCGTTGCGCTTGTACGCGCGCTTGAGGGCGAGCTCGAGCGTGGTGCGCCGGTCTCCCAGTGAGATACCCCGGAGGGCGAAGAAGTTGGTGAGGAAGCTCATCGCGTCGTCAAGCTTCTCGTTGAACGGGCTCGCGTCCTCACCCATCGCTCGCTGGACGTGTTTGGGCGTCTCCCGGATCTCCAAGGGGTTCAAGCCGAGCGTCCCGCCAACCGTGATGCGTTTGGCATCGAGCGCTTCCGCGACGCCGGCCCAGTTGTTCAGCGGCTCGAGGATGATGCCGATACGGTCCTTGCTCTGCTCGATCGAGCGGATGAAGTTCTGCTTGGAGCTGAACGACTTCCCGGAGCCGGTGTCGCCGACGGTGAACATCGCGTAGCCGTTATCCCGCGCGAACGGGTCGATGACCACGGGACTCTGGTTGTCCTTGTGAATCCCGAACTCGACGCCGCCCTCCTCGAGAATCGTCGCGTTGTGCGGCGAGGAGAGTAACGCCCCGACGGCGCCGCCGAGGGCGATGGACTCGCGGCCGAACTCGTTGTCACCGATGGGTGCGGCGGACTGGAGGGCAAGGTCCTGCCGGCAGATCGCGGTCTTCGGCGTGAGGTTCGATGGATCATCGCGGAGCGCACTCTTGACCTCCTGGACGGCGTCCCGCAGTTCCTCTTTCTCGTCGGCCCGGACGGTGATGAACATCCCCTGGTCGAAGACGTTCGCGCCATTCTCGACGGCCTTGTACGTCGCTGCGGCCTCGTTCGCTCGCTCCTGAAGGTAGGCGCTACGGACGCTCTGTTCGATATCGGCGTCGACCTGCAGGTCGTCCGCGATGTCCTGCAGTTCGTTCCGGGCCCGCTCCTGGTTCTTCGGCGTGATGTGGGCCGTCAAATCGAACTGGACGTCCGTCATCTCGAAGAGGTCGCTCAGATAGCCATCGCTGGGATAGTCGGCGTAGTCGGCGATGTACAGCGTCGTCGTCCACTGCTCGCCGACGTGGGCTGCTCGCGTCTCCCACTCGATGGCTGCCGGCGCAGTTACCGTCTTGTGCGACTCTGAGATATCATCCAGGATCTGCCCTTCTGCGTTGCCTTCCTCCAGCGTCTCTTCGTCGAGGACGTCCGAGAAATCGACTTCCTCCTCGTCGTTAGTGCTGTGATATCGACCCCACAGAAGCTTGCCAGCGACGCCGAGAATGACGGCTAGAAGGACGTAGAGTGCTGCGCCTTCGGTCGACGTTGGATTCAGTAACCACTCGGCGACTTGGTCGGTTGCCCTCCCGCCGGCCTGAAGAAGGACACTAAACATCGGACTCGTCCTCCCGGCGCGAATGGCCGACGATCGATTGCTCTCGAACGACGCGCTCTGCGTCATCGTAGTCGTGTTCCCGACCGTTCCAGAAGTCCATATTCAGCACGAACAGCTCAACCGTACTAAGGCGACGAGCGGACCAGCCAGAGGATTGCTGGATGAACTCGGCCCGCAGGTCGTTGACGCGACTGTCCAGCTTCTCGAACATCTGGGTGCGGCGCTCGACGTCGGTGAGATCCTCGCGGCGGGTGACGAACGGGTTGAACAGGAACCCGATGACGGGGAACTGGGTCAGCTTCTCGACGGGGGTACCCTCGTCTTGGTAGCGATCATAGACCTCCAGGGGGCTGACCTCGACACCGATGTAGTACCGGACCTGCTGAATGCCCCGGTCACGCATTTCCTTCGGCCGTGTCTCCCGGTATTCTTCGAGAAGTTCCCGGAAGATCGGGTTCTGCGTGACGTCTTCGTCGGAGAGGCGATTTTCGATATTTTCGATGATTTGCTCGACCGGGAACGAGCGAGTTGTAGCGTGGACTTTGAGCTTCGAGTCGAGTTCCTTATTAGCGAATTCCTCGCCAGCCTCCTGAAGCTGTGCCCAGTCGTCGGACATTGCGAAATCCATGTTCCCCGGCTGGATCTCGACGAACGCTTCCATCGTCCCGTCCGCCCGCTGGATGGTACCAACGCCGGGCCACGCCCGCTTGACGTTCGTGAGGTCCTGGGTTCGTTCGTCAGGTTTGAACGGCGTATAGTTGGCGAGCCCGCCCTCATTCCGTGTCGTCTCATTTGTGCCGCTCTCTGCGTTGTCTGGGGCGCTGAACGTAATCTGTGGTCGCTTGGCGTACCGATAGACGTCTTTCGTCCACGTCCAGGCGTTCAAGTGATTCGGTGAGACGTAGATGACGGCAACGCCGAACCCCAAGCCGCCAGCTACGAACGGGAGGGCAAGTGACTCGATACCGGTGAGGCCGGCGACGAACAACCCGATAATGGGGAAGGCAATGAGAACGCCGACATCACCCTCCTCGATGTTGAGGTACGGGATACGGCCTTTCTCTCCGAACTGATTCATAATTCGCCGTGCAGCTGCGTCTTTATCGGTTGACATAATTACTGGGTCCCTCGATCAAACTCCGTATCGCGTTTGTCATTCGATGTGTTCGCTGTCGGCTCGCCCGGGTCGTTCTCGGTTCTGCGGTACGACGGCTTACCGCTGCCCTGATCTCTATTGTCTCCACGGGCGGCTGCTTTCTGGGCGACAGCTTGTCCTGCGGCCGCTTTCGGCCCCCACCGGGCGGCAGTTGTCGCGACGCCAGCACCACCGACGTAGGCTCCAGCAGCGACACCGCCGACGAGTGCCGCCCCTTTCGTAGCACCACCGACGACCTTGGCAGTCAGCGGAGTCGCGTATTTGAACGTCTTCCACGTGACATAGAGAGCAATGAGAGGCAGTGAAGCGGCAATCAAGTATTTCAGAAACGCACTATTTGGTGTGAGCGCCCCTTCAGAATAGAGCAGATCGTATCCTTTGAACACGACTGCTGCCGGGAGGGGGAGAACCGCCAAAGGAACAAACCGCTTGGAGAATCCCATCGCGATGTCCGAAAGGACTGGAACATTACCATAGCCGAGAGCAAACGCTATCGGCATCCCGTAGACATACACGTAAAGTAACACCTCTCGAATGTAGTAGAGGGCCTCAAGTGCCCACATCGAGAGGCCGCCAACGATTGCGAACACGAATGCAAGCCCTGGATTGGTCAGTGACTCTTTGAGGAAATTCAGCATCGCGTCACCCAGGGATTCTAGACTCGGCATCAACGCAATTGTGAACCCGTCGACGATGTAGAGACCAAGAACACTGACCCAGTACCAGCTGATGATGAGAAACGCACCAACCCACGCCGTCTTCTTTGTCCGTCTCGCTTCATATGCACTTCCGATATTGAAAATCCGGACCGTGTGTCGCCCTTGAACGCACATCACCAGAAGGAGCAGTGAGATAAGCATAATCTCACCTCCAACCAACGCATCGCGAATTGCTGGCCAGGGGCCGTTCGTTGGCGCACCAAAGACAAATGCACCTTCCGTTTCGGGCGTCGGAGTCCCGAACATCTCTTCAGTGAGGGTTTCATAACCGGTGTTCAATCCCTCCATGAAGAGGGAGATCACCCAATCGACGACGTCTTTGAACCCCTCTAGAACGACATCAATCAGGTCTACCATGATTAGTCCTCACTAATCGTGGCCTCGCAATTATTGAACTCCTCTGACGCGGAGTAGTGGATGCTGTAAGTATTGGAAACTCGGTTAGTCCCTACTCGTGTTTCTAGAATGACTTCGAAGCTCCCGGTTTGTTCTTCGCTCTCACACGAAGTCCCCTCTCCTCGAACGAACGCAAACGGTGAACGGTAACTGTACAGTGTCAGCTGTTCTCCCGGTTCTATGACCACCTCGTCAACTTCTGTATCTTCTTCTGGGTCGTATATGCCACTGACATCGTCGTTTTCATCATAGTTCGTCCCTTCCTCATCCGAGGGATATGGAACATCTCCAATAAAGAGGAGCTGCGTGATCGCATCCGGGCCATTACCTTGGTTTTCAACAGATACGAAGGCCTCTTTTGAGATTTTGTCACTTGAGCTATCCCACATCTTTTCAGACTGATTCTTCCCGATCCCCATCTCCACGATGCTAAGATTCGGCTGAATGGAAAGAGCGGACTCCTGCACAGTCTCTTCGCCCTCTAGTGCGAGAACGCGATACTCGCCTGGAACGTATGACGTTCCAATCTCAAACGAAACCTGCTGTGCTCCTGTCGCTACATCACGTTGACCGAACAGTTCTTTATTCGGCTGGATGAGGTTGACTTGGCTGACATCGGTGTCTTCTGAGAGTTCCACCACGAGCGTTGTCCCATCAACAGCAACGCGCTGAAGTGGACCTTGGTCATTCTGAGATGGAGACCCATTACTGGGTGTTCCGGAGTTCCCATTCGTATTCATACACCCAGTAATGGTTGTGAGTGCGACGCCAGCGACTGTTCGGAGGGCGGTTCGCCTACTGATGGGTGGGGATTCTCGTTTCATGAATTACGTTGGAAGATGTCGTCCGGACCGAGCATCCGCAGGACTCGGCGTCCCGCGTAGAACATTACGACGAACGGGATGAGCTGCCAGCCCACCTCGAAGAGGAACGCAAACCAGCCGTCGATGGTTCCGAGCGAATGCCAGCGAGCGGTCGCCGTGTCGCTCACGTACGCTGGATCATGCCCGAGCCACGAACCCGGATGGTAGCGAGCCGTGTAGATGCCCGGTTCATCGATGGGTACAATCGCCACCCCCGAGGCATTAGTCTCGACACGCTGGTCCGCAACCGTGATGTACCCGTTCCGGGTGGTGCCGCCGATTGGATATTGACGGCTCTCGTCGAGCGTGATCGGTGCGCCGGTTTGATTGTCGCGAAGTTCGACCCTGAGCGTCGCTTGCGACTGGTTCTGCTTGATGACCCCGACAGTGAGATTGCTGCGGCGGAGCTGCCGCTCAGAGCCCCTGCCTGGCTCAGCAATTGAGGCATTCACTCCGCGAACGATGCCCGCTACCTGGAGCGCCTCACGGTCGACGTTCTCGGCTCGAACGGCGACGCCGTACGTCGTCGTGTATGACTGGTTGACGATGTCGATATTGATGTTCTCACCGATGGTGCCGACTGGTGACGGGCGGTCAGTCCCCCAGGTCTCGATGAGTTCTGGTCCGTCTCGAACCGGCTCGGCACGCGGCCCGATCCGTGAGGGATAGGCGTGGACGTACACCGGAATCGCGTCTGACTCGACGGTGGCGCTATCCGTGCGATTCGACCGGACGAGCGTGTCCCAGTTGGTGTTCCGAGCGGTGTAGAACCGCCAGATGCCACGGACCCGTGTCTCACCGTCGTCCGTGAGCGTATATCCCTGCCACGGCCGCGACTGGAAGATGGCCACGCCGGCATCGCCGTTCGGATACTCAGCGTAGTAGGGGGACGCCGAGAGGTCGTAGATCTCGGCAGTGATCGAATCGGAGACGTTGCGTGATTCCGTCTGATAGGTGACGTCGACGTTCGTCCGGTCACCCAGGTCGGTCCTTACAGTCTTCTTCAGCCGGACGCTTATCTCCGCTTCCAGCGTGAGATTCGCACTCCAGTCGTCCTCGATCTGGTAGTCGAGGGCAGGCGTATGGGACCCGTCACGCTCGGCGATGGTCTCGCCGTCCTTCTTCAACCGGACTTCTTCGATCTCGTGCTCCGTGAGCGACCACGAGATAGTCGTGTTGCCGGAGGAACTCCCGTTGGGCACGCGAACGCGGTAATCAACGAACCCGCGCATCGTCCCATTCGGCGCGATGTAGAGTGGGGCTTCACCGGACTCAAGGTGTCCACGAGTAGAGGGCTGGACGGCGAAGATCGTCGCGTGAGCATCCTCGATAAAGACGCCGTCCTCGAGGTCCGCGTGCTGTGGATGCACGGACGTATCTGGGCCGCCGGCGTCGAGGTCCTCGAAGTCGTTTCGCGTCCACGTCGCCGCAGTCGCCGGCGGTTGTTTGAACGTGATATCCGTCCCGTTTGCTACTTGATGGACAGCGGAACGGTTCTCGCCGTACCGCTGGCGGTACTCCTCCTGACCGATATAGTTGTCTGCGTCGCGAGACCAGAGGGTCGCGGATTCGTTCTCGGAGAGCCCGTTCCTCTCCGTCCCCGGTCGCGGCGGATCAGCGGCGACGACACCCGTGACTAGGCTCGTCGCGAGCAAGCCGGCCATGAGCACGGAGAGCTCTTGGTGGTTCATAGGGCTCGCAACGGGGACTGCGGGGTGGTTACCAGGGAACGAGGTCAACGCACGTCGCGAGTGGCAGGTTCATCATCGACCCGGCAACCGTGTACAGCGGTCCGAGGATGACGAGGACGACTGTGGACTTCATCGCCGAGCGCTTGTGGCGCTTGAGGCTCTCCTTCTGATCGGGGTTGAGGGTAAACATCTCGATGAGGGAGTCTGCCTGCCAAACGATGGCGAGGCCGACTATCCCCAGCGCGGTAGTCAGCTGGAAGAACCCCTCAATCATGCTCGGGAGGTTGTCTGCGCTACAGACAGCGTTGTCCTGAGCGGCAACTGGCTCGACAGCGAACAGGCCTAGGAGGACGAACGTCAGCGCGGCTTGTCGGGGAATCCTGCCCGTCAGTAGTGACTCGGTGTCGGTACTACGCTCAGGGTCGGAGGGAGTCTGATCCTGTGACATAGCGGGTTAATCATCGGCGGCATCTCCAGTCGGTGGCTGGCTCTGCTCGTCTTCAACGAGCGACTGGAGGTCGTCGAATCGGTTGGTGTCCTCTGCGATCTCTTCCAGTGTGTAGCCCTGCTCGCGGGCCCGTTCGAGGAGGTCGCGGAGTTCATCGGGATCAACACCGTGAACGTCCATTTCCTCGCGGAGAGCGCGGCGATAGAGGGCGGAGGCGTTGATGTGGTCGTTCCACATCAGGTACAGATCATCGATGTCCTCGATGGTGACTGACCTCGTAATCATCCATGCGGGTATGGGTGTGCCCTGGCTGAGTCCCGGTACATATTGGCGGCGTAGCTGGATGATACCTAAATGCTTTCTGGATATCAAGTGGCGTAATAATGTTTGAAGACTTATAACCGAATCACTAGTTCATGTCGCAGAAAAAGACTTAACCAACAAACCGGGGAAGAATGAGGGGGCTGTTGGTTAAGAATGAGCGCCAGCTCGCTTACTCGAGCTCCACAACTTCTCCACTTCCCTCGTCGAGGATTTCTCGCACCTCAGCCAAGAGCTCCTGGCCTTCCTCGTGGAGTGCTGTGCCTTCATCGAGGTTGCACTCGTCCGCGTCGAGTTGCTCAATAATCTCCTCGACGCGGCTCAGTCGGTCGTGGATTTCAGAGTCTTTTGCCACGCTTAGATCACCTCCAGCCAGAGCGCAGTGATGAGCAGCAACAGCACCAGAAGCACGGCAA
The DNA window shown above is from Halostella litorea and carries:
- a CDS encoding VirB4 family type IV secretion system protein, whose amino-acid sequence is MFSVLLQAGGRATDQVAEWLLNPTSTEGAALYVLLAVILGVAGKLLWGRYHSTNDEEEVDFSDVLDEETLEEGNAEGQILDDISESHKTVTAPAAIEWETRAAHVGEQWTTTLYIADYADYPSDGYLSDLFEMTDVQFDLTAHITPKNQERARNELQDIADDLQVDADIEQSVRSAYLQERANEAAATYKAVENGANVFDQGMFITVRADEKEELRDAVQEVKSALRDDPSNLTPKTAICRQDLALQSAAPIGDNEFGRESIALGGAVGALLSSPHNATILEEGGVEFGIHKDNQSPVVIDPFARDNGYAMFTVGDTGSGKSFSSKQNFIRSIEQSKDRIGIILEPLNNWAGVAEALDAKRITVGGTLGLNPLEIRETPKHVQRAMGEDASPFNEKLDDAMSFLTNFFALRGISLGDRRTTLELALKRAYKRNGITDDISTHDNPSPTIRDMMDVFEDMVDEPEEFVVRADEEAGKIKEDATWLLDQLRPFEESGRHGNLGQESDFDIRDEKVIYLDLAQQEGSVDSSTALTMQLLISLVYERAKTSDKEVVFYIDEARYIMQDAASLAFLETVFRHHRHHDLSIRLVTQTVDEFFEHAESEAILDQCAVKQFHRLDGMDEEWADEFGLNYAQMRFVQDAVPGNEDAGFSEALVGVDGEWRGIQVKAMAKEKQVIDFEPTEQRRTSLPGAGEDAVNPDIQTFQDDLEARATGNGETAPERTPAETDGGSEEGDDNA
- the xseB gene encoding exodeoxyribonuclease VII small subunit gives rise to the protein MAKDSEIHDRLSRVEEIIEQLDADECNLDEGTALHEEGQELLAEVREILDEGSGEVVELE
- a CDS encoding conjugal transfer protein codes for the protein MTMREYLRVTPTSEQLTPERVPQALESLHKLTARDSTGLVDKLNPLHSETPPRFEFLALSDGADEPVEFYYGANEHLDTLEKRLRSIYPETFDIERTEVDVASRLVQPVEFDQETFVEQYESDDLQYEFGPDEQYELATDDNNQTELVDAESAADGETVADPSVDHIIEIGDTALELAPPDAIPRDEPVTTLAKPTMTSEGTVLARPATDTVSPLGVRWQGSATRKQDWMSSLSPFTGDDVDDSPDAVDQPGGALASLVDDLTEASAPLAFHVVFQRRASWQSDAEVRMEDIIEGRDTWAQRFLGPLLEFDDGSDRRSREELSDTQTARVGAIEAKNAKRSFTANIRALGVPSGDDEREELDERLESLAPVFDTLDGPCYEVEAERVRDNGLRQAKKEQHARTALQRLLDRELTTGRGKTRPEFVLSGRELANFLVVPSSDQLSVEGERGTRAEQQSRNPLARPHQDIMSEFRDGMAIGYALDDTGDPEDIPTHIPPRLLPMHYGRFGTTGSGKSKALLNDMLSLYDNTEGPTILVLPKNDEMAQNYMRAHARRFGMTDLKENVVHFPIPDVLPGFSFFDLEPSLESGRRREDAVRRKADHYEEILKLVMDEDRYKRATVAPTLIKTLITALFDEEYGRENGQYRESTDYFAHRQLEHVIDQLWEAGPPQPNLADAPRSSDEEVSRMIRRQFQHDSTTFDNVMGGVTHRLNYISQNPHLRRIFNNTENQFDFREVLDDNQVILFDLGDLRDEAARIMTGMILTNLDDALKDRKRDLTQYSDDYVVNLLVDEAASVVVSDIMNDLLEKGRGFRLSVGLSMQFPEQLEAEGGRKVYLNALNNIGTSLVSKINVDRELARAMAHEEMDPDDFANRIRSLPRGEWIGSVPSPAFGETGPYPFSLTPLEIPPGHPESEYPLTQREEEQFTETLASMHEDISDDYGVPAESDVSTASAPAELHEVLSIESDDLDVALAKVVRSRQLRDGCREENGWVDVEAVDEELRRLFEEVDAEPPSYEELADIRERSRHLDTTVDIEADEIRIRLTDAGEDIATPETGGVQAAGGHDHDTALLQIEEELSELGCTVSILAQDGSEKPDARASHPKVDDRFAIEVETTTPENPAKVLTNLRKAQAAGDIPLFVVRPGNDETEWAERVDGILTPPVHTLQNDETRFYTTDSNLTFNGGATEEGGVTAVRPATDNENGTHNIWQRDGDEIVLRDTSGTEHIRLPSLGNLSKDRVPAIYSYDHAADEYVVYEHGEQQIYETKSAFEDDWVRIKKPFVPEAELPAPDYTRSTYGIVILHDEAESVVYEDGEKRPLSAITDGSLHPVSSGSAAAEKPDQAPQPDSTVEEQQETSSPPSFESFVDEYLIEDADGAVPKDDVFGLYNDWAETHDIEDPLNKSWFTRKLNTHIEVDSTKKRIDGEPVRHYTGVRLRSEEDSQP